A section of the Centropristis striata isolate RG_2023a ecotype Rhode Island chromosome 7, C.striata_1.0, whole genome shotgun sequence genome encodes:
- the LOC131974311 gene encoding arrestin domain-containing protein 3-like: MSTTVKSLKVTYNPVNKDNTFTNGDYVSGNVTLEVAKDCQIDSLSIKFKGKAEVQWTENHGKTTVVYHSKEKYFSVKHFFIQDKDRRGKVNTLFFCFPDCSVVAPGCHVYPFTFQIPHQNIPSSFKDHYGKIVYLLEAQLSRSMRMNTKDSTKINFVAKPDLNSDRTLMTPQHETKDKKMNVFTSGTVSMDVNLEKAGFFQGEGLKVTAYIQNKSSREIKPKYCVYSKHSFFAEGKRRLNTNDIFKEVGEPIPPSASQNVTRILQIPHDLEPSILNCGIITAEYRLRVYLDVKYASDPEIKFPIVILPASQVSATAPPPAASDFGFEPFGSTNPPAWGIAPPQPPTAPQAFDVPPPYGAYGMYPSLTDFGKK; the protein is encoded by the exons ATGTCTACCACCGTAAAGAGCCTGAAAGTCACCTATAACCCTGTTAATAAGGACAACACTTTTACTAATGGAGACTATGTTTCAGGTAATGTCACGCTGGAAGTGGCCAAAGACTGCCAGATAGACTCCCTGTCAATTAAATTCAAGGGGAAAGCAGAAGTCCAGTGGACAGAGAACCACGGTAAAACTACTGTTGTTTACCACTCCAAGGAGAAGTACTTCAGCGTCAAACATTTCTTTATTCAGGACAAAGATCGCAGAGGTAA agtCAACACATTATTCTTTTGCTTTCCAGACTGCAGTGTTGTTGCCCCAGGATGCCATGTGTACCCATTCACCTTTCAGATCCCTCACCA GAATATTCCGTCCTCCTTCAAAGACCATTATGGTAAAATTGTGTACCTGCTGGAAGCCCAGCTGAGCCGATCAATGAGAATGAACACGAAAGATTCAACTAAGATCAACTTTGTGGCAAAGCCAGACCTGAACAGTGACCGTACACTAATG ACACCGCAGCATGAAACCAAGGATAAGAAAATGAATGTTTTCACCTCAGGAACTGTATCCATGGATGTGAATCTTGAAAAAGCAGGTTTCTTCCAAG gtgaGGGATTAAAGGTTACGGCGTACATTCAGAACAAGTCGTCTCGTGAGATCAAGCCAAAGTACTGTGTGTACAGCAAACACAGCTTCTTTGCTGAAGGGAAGAGAAGACTCAATACTAATGACATCTTTAAAGAGGTGGGAGAGCCAATCCCTCCTTCTGCTTCCCAAAATGTCACGAGAATCCTCCAGATCCCTCATGATCTGGAGCCCTCCATCCTCAACTGCGGTATCATCACAGCAGAGTACAGACTCAGG GTCTACCTGGATGTTAAATATGCTTCTGACCCAGAGATCAAATTTCCCATCGTCATCCTGCCGGCCTCTCAGGTTTCTGCCACGGCACCTCCACCTGCTGCCTCTGACTTTGGATTTGAACCATTTGGGAGCACCAACCCTCCAGCCTGGGGCATTGCACCACCACAGCCACCAACAGCACCCCAAGCTTTTGATGTTCCACCTCCCTACGGAGCATATGGAATGTATCCTTCTCTGACAGACTTTGGCAAGAAGTAG